The following proteins are co-located in the Salvelinus namaycush isolate Seneca chromosome 31, SaNama_1.0, whole genome shotgun sequence genome:
- the LOC120026238 gene encoding proteinase-activated receptor 2-like, with the protein MVDTVLCPSLSGTVSSSSVNKERFNAAVDDQGFSGNETMEGVGVSLTALMVLDSHLTTVFLPIVYIVVFAVGLPTNTMAIWVFLFRTKKKHPATIYMANLALSDLLFVIWTPLKIAYHFNGNDWIYGERLCKVVVGFFYGNMYCSILFITCISVQRYWAIVYPLSQDCRNNHVAIGVSVAVWVGVWLLTTPLYLYDQTVKVTNLNITTCHDVVRPSQNSMAVGYFLTMGTLGFVVPTVVCVVAYVLMLKSLRNSMTDSSITKNRRKAVVLIITVLVMFLVCFTPSNIMLLVHYSLLLAGVVNDGYGFYITTLCLAALNSCVDPFIYYFISEEFREHVKNTLRCRSERTVARMRVSFSALKYSKKKSTYMSDSGNTQSSSC; encoded by the exons ATGGTAGATACTGTCCTCTGCCCCAGCCTGTCAGGCACTGTTTCCAGCAGTTCTGTTAACAAGG AGCGTTTTAATGCTGCAGTTGACGACCAAGGATTCTCAGGGAACGAGACAATGGAGGGGGTGGGGGTCTCCCTGACGGCCCTCATGGTTCTGGACAGTCATCTGACCACGGTGTTCCTCCCCATCGTCTACATAGTGGTGTTTGCTGTGGGGCTGCCCACCAACACCATGGCCATCTGGGTCTTCCTGTTCCGGACCAAGAAGAAGCACCCTGCCACCATCTACATGGCCAACCTGGCTCTGTCTGACCTGCTCTTTGTCATCTGGACGCCTCTGAAGATCGCCTACCACTTCAACGGTAACGACTGGATCTATGGAGAGAGGCTGTGTAAAGTCGTGGTGGGCTTCTTCTATGGGAACATGTACTGCTCCATCCTCTTCATCACCTGTATCAGTGTCCAGCGCTACTGGGCCATCGTTTACCCCCTCTCCCAGGATTGTAGGAACAACCATGTAGCCATCGGTGTCTCGGTCGCAGTCTGGGTGGGGGTCTGGCTGCTGaccacccctctctacctctatgACCAGACAGTCAAGGTGACCAACCTCAACATCACCACCTGCCACGACGTCGTCCGGCCCAGCCAGAATAGCATGGCCGTCGGCTACTTCCTGACCATGGGAACCCTTGGATTTGTAGTTCCCACTGTGGTGTGCGTGGTGGCCTACGTTCTGATGCTCAAGTCCCTGAGGAACTCAATGACGGACAGCAGCATCACCAAGAATCGGCGCAAGGCTGTGGTGCTCATCATTACTGTGCTGGTCATGTTCCTGGTCTGTTTCACCCCCAGTAACATCATGCTGCTTGTGCACTACTCCCTCCTGCTGGCCGGAGTAGTGAACGATGGCTACGGCTTTTACATCACCACCCTGTGTCTGGCCGCCCTCAACAGCTGTGTGGATCCATTCATCTACTACTTCATCTCAGAGGAGTTCAGGGAGCACGTGAAGAACACGCTGAGGTGCCGCAGTGAGAGGACAGTGGCGAGGATGAGGGTCTCGTTCAGCGCTCTTAAGTACTCCAAGAAAAAAAGCACCTACATGTCAGACTCAGGGAACACACAGAGCAGCTCCTGTTAA